The Ruania alba genome window below encodes:
- a CDS encoding TOPRIM nucleotidyl transferase/hydrolase domain-containing protein produces the protein MRAVVLVEGRSDQAALLALASSRGLDLRAAGVLIRPIGGATNIRRALADLLDAPHPDGVAHHLLSAHLPGAPQAGRTTVHQEARLRRRALTIAGLCDAAEAGFYSRAVADREGAAELDRAAMEARGFFVCSEDLEDELIRALDVDGVLAVLEQNGDLAAFRTFTHQPAQRERPITAQLHRFLGTQSGRKIAYAADLTRALGPDRAPRPLLGALEAALADDSHADVAGGR, from the coding sequence GTGCGGGCCGTGGTGCTGGTGGAGGGACGCAGCGACCAGGCCGCCCTGCTCGCCCTCGCGTCCAGTCGAGGTCTCGACCTGCGCGCCGCGGGCGTCCTGATTCGCCCCATCGGAGGCGCGACGAACATCCGGCGCGCCCTCGCCGACCTGCTCGACGCACCACACCCCGACGGCGTCGCTCACCACCTCCTCTCGGCCCACCTCCCCGGTGCGCCCCAGGCAGGGCGCACCACCGTCCATCAGGAGGCCAGGCTCCGTCGTCGGGCACTGACGATCGCCGGCCTGTGCGATGCCGCCGAAGCGGGGTTCTACAGCCGCGCGGTGGCCGACCGCGAGGGTGCGGCCGAGCTCGACCGGGCCGCCATGGAAGCGCGCGGCTTCTTCGTGTGCTCCGAGGACCTGGAGGACGAACTCATCCGAGCCCTCGACGTGGACGGCGTGCTGGCAGTGCTCGAACAGAACGGTGATCTCGCGGCGTTCCGCACCTTCACGCACCAGCCGGCCCAGCGGGAGCGGCCGATCACCGCCCAGCTGCACCGCTTCCTCGGCACGCAGAGTGGGCGCAAGATCGCCTACGCCGCCGACCTGACCCGCGCGCTCGGCCCCGACCGTGCCCCGCGCCCGCTGCTCGGGGCTCTCGAGGCCGCCCTGGCCGATGATTCGCACGCTGATGTCGCAGGCGGCCGGTAG
- the purS gene encoding phosphoribosylformylglycinamidine synthase subunit PurS has protein sequence MARVVVEVMPKPEILDPQGKAVAGALPRLGFTGFTGVRQGRRFELEVDGAPDEETLEQARKAATEVLSNPVIEDVVSVHWAQES, from the coding sequence ATGGCACGTGTCGTCGTGGAGGTCATGCCGAAGCCGGAGATCCTCGACCCGCAGGGCAAGGCCGTGGCGGGTGCACTTCCCCGCCTCGGTTTCACCGGGTTCACCGGGGTGCGGCAGGGGCGGCGCTTCGAACTGGAGGTCGACGGCGCACCGGACGAGGAGACGCTCGAGCAGGCGCGCAAGGCCGCCACGGAGGTGCTCTCCAACCCGGTGATCGAGGATGTCGTCTCCGTGCACTGGGCGCAGGAGTCCTGA
- the purQ gene encoding phosphoribosylformylglycinamidine synthase subunit PurQ — translation MARIGVVTFPGSLDDRDAARAVRLAGADPVRLWHADDFLAGVDAVVLPGGFSYGDYLRAGAISAFAPIMRTVVDAANAGMPVLGICNGFQILCESHLLAGAMVKNTQLTFVCKDQVLRVENADTAWSNQFSAGQEILIPLKNQDGQFIADEHTLDELEGEGRVVFRYVGNPNGSRRNIAGITNARGNVVGLMPHPEHAVEKGFGPGTDGLGFFRSALQSLLAHA, via the coding sequence ATGGCACGCATCGGTGTGGTCACCTTCCCCGGAAGCCTGGACGACCGGGACGCCGCACGTGCGGTGCGGCTCGCCGGCGCGGACCCGGTGCGCCTCTGGCACGCCGACGACTTCCTCGCCGGAGTGGATGCGGTGGTGCTCCCGGGCGGGTTCTCCTACGGCGACTACCTGCGCGCTGGCGCCATCTCCGCGTTCGCCCCGATCATGAGAACGGTCGTGGACGCCGCGAACGCCGGGATGCCGGTGCTCGGGATCTGCAACGGGTTCCAGATCCTGTGCGAGTCGCACCTGCTTGCCGGGGCGATGGTCAAGAACACCCAGCTCACCTTCGTGTGCAAGGACCAGGTGCTGCGCGTGGAGAACGCCGATACGGCGTGGTCGAACCAGTTCAGCGCGGGCCAGGAGATCCTCATCCCGCTGAAGAACCAGGACGGGCAGTTCATCGCCGATGAGCACACGCTCGATGAGCTCGAGGGCGAAGGGCGTGTGGTGTTCCGGTACGTGGGGAACCCGAACGGCTCCCGCCGGAACATCGCCGGGATCACCAACGCCCGCGGCAACGTCGTCGGGCTGATGCCGCACCCGGAGCACGCCGTCGAGAAGGGCTTCGGACCCGGCACCGACGGCCTCGGATTCTTCCGCTCGGCACTGCAGTCCCTGCTCGCCCACGCCTGA
- the rnhA gene encoding ribonuclease HI, with protein MPADPPDGDPALTQQRPVVQMWTDGACKGNPGPGGWGVWMRAGRHERELCGGEEATTNNRMELTAVIEGLRALNTSCEVTLHVDSSYVMNGMKSWLPGWKRNGWMTAAKKPVKNEDLWRALDEQVARHTVQWIWVKGHSGDPGNERADQLANKGVESLQPSGAPGD; from the coding sequence ATGCCCGCCGATCCCCCGGACGGCGACCCGGCCCTCACGCAGCAGCGTCCCGTCGTGCAGATGTGGACCGACGGCGCCTGCAAGGGCAACCCCGGCCCGGGCGGCTGGGGCGTCTGGATGCGCGCCGGCCGGCACGAACGGGAGCTGTGCGGCGGCGAGGAGGCCACCACGAACAACCGGATGGAACTCACCGCGGTGATCGAAGGGCTCCGGGCCCTGAACACCTCGTGCGAGGTCACCCTGCACGTGGACTCCTCCTACGTGATGAACGGGATGAAGTCCTGGTTGCCCGGCTGGAAGCGCAACGGGTGGATGACCGCCGCCAAGAAGCCGGTGAAGAACGAAGACCTTTGGCGAGCGTTGGACGAGCAGGTCGCCCGGCACACGGTGCAGTGGATCTGGGTGAAGGGTCACTCCGGCGATCCGGGTAACGAGCGTGCCGACCAGCTCGCCAACAAGGGTGTGGAGTCGCTGCAGCCCAGCGGAGCACCCGGTGACTGA
- a CDS encoding AI-2E family transporter, which translates to MTETPAPVSRPSLASAAVVLAGLTVAAVGLHFAASIVAPAFFAFTLVVSARPLQRMLVRWRVPRMLAAILVLLSLYVLLTVLLLATVSSLTQAAFELPKYAADMRQIYLDGVQWLETLGVDNAALVQLAGSIDLNRVAQLLGAVVEGTTAAGGQVLIILVVMFFLAIDSTSVRSRWALIRASHPELAASMLHFFAGVRKYWVVATVFGLIVAVLDVIALLIIGVPLVFVWGVLAFVTNYIPNVGFVLGLIPPALIALLDGGVTDMIWVIVAYTVLNFTVQTIIQPKVTGDAVGLSPAVSFLSLTFWTLVVGPLGAILAVPLSLAAKAALVDAHPSARWINAFLVTDSEAKKARHTLTGKHPRASIRTPRPPGRSTRTGAKST; encoded by the coding sequence GTGACTGAGACGCCCGCCCCGGTGAGCCGCCCCTCGTTGGCGAGCGCCGCCGTCGTGCTCGCGGGACTGACCGTGGCGGCAGTGGGGCTGCACTTCGCTGCCTCGATCGTGGCACCGGCGTTCTTCGCCTTCACGCTCGTGGTCTCCGCACGCCCGCTGCAGCGGATGCTGGTGCGATGGCGGGTGCCACGGATGCTGGCCGCGATCCTGGTGCTGCTGTCGCTGTACGTGCTACTCACCGTGCTGCTGCTGGCAACCGTCTCCTCCCTCACCCAGGCAGCCTTCGAGCTGCCGAAGTACGCCGCCGACATGCGCCAGATCTACCTCGACGGCGTGCAGTGGCTGGAAACGCTCGGCGTGGACAACGCCGCACTGGTCCAGCTCGCGGGCTCGATCGACCTGAACCGGGTGGCCCAGCTGCTCGGTGCCGTGGTGGAGGGCACGACGGCGGCCGGCGGCCAGGTGCTAATCATCCTCGTAGTGATGTTCTTCCTGGCGATCGACTCCACCTCAGTGCGCTCGCGATGGGCTCTGATCCGGGCCAGCCATCCAGAACTGGCGGCCTCGATGCTGCACTTCTTCGCCGGGGTGCGCAAGTACTGGGTGGTCGCCACCGTGTTCGGGCTCATCGTCGCTGTGCTGGACGTGATCGCCCTGCTGATCATCGGTGTCCCGCTGGTGTTCGTGTGGGGCGTGCTGGCGTTCGTGACGAACTACATCCCGAACGTCGGCTTCGTGCTCGGCCTCATCCCACCGGCCCTGATCGCCCTGCTGGACGGGGGTGTCACCGACATGATCTGGGTGATCGTGGCGTACACGGTGCTGAACTTCACCGTGCAGACGATCATCCAGCCGAAGGTCACTGGCGATGCCGTGGGCCTGAGCCCCGCGGTCTCGTTCCTCTCCTTGACGTTCTGGACCCTGGTAGTCGGACCGCTCGGCGCGATCCTCGCGGTACCGCTGAGCCTGGCCGCGAAGGCCGCCCTCGTGGATGCCCACCCGTCGGCACGCTGGATCAACGCGTTCCTCGTCACCGACTCCGAGGCGAAGAAGGCACGGCACACACTCACCGGGAAACACCCACGCGCCTCGATCCGCACACCCCGGCCGCCTGGCCGCAGCACCCGCACGGGTGCGAAATCGACTTGA
- a CDS encoding GNAT family N-acetyltransferase has translation MALRWSTLDPESVTAWAELTNLLARVDGTEEFYDAEDLAEELTEHGFSPAHDSLAVWDGDLLVAYAQLRVPGSLTHAEGYARASIGGGVHPDYRGQGIASEMFDRMEPRGQALARERHPGAPIQLRSSGGLDSDPVRPLLRERGYEPVRYFTSMERPLPGDALAPVDTRVTPWTLELDEATRLAHNDAFASHWGSGPATPEHWREMREGRSFRPAYSRVALDDGGQVLAYTTTQQWVDRELYVGLVGTRAAARGRGLGRAVLNASLVAAAESGEFDLVELEVDSANPQGADALYSSVGFTPVRTTAVFARLV, from the coding sequence ATGGCGCTGCGCTGGAGCACCCTTGATCCCGAGTCCGTGACGGCGTGGGCCGAGCTGACGAACCTGCTCGCCCGGGTGGACGGGACAGAGGAGTTCTACGACGCCGAGGACCTGGCCGAGGAGCTCACCGAGCATGGCTTCTCCCCCGCCCACGACTCGCTCGCCGTGTGGGACGGCGACCTGCTCGTGGCGTACGCCCAGCTGCGGGTTCCCGGATCGCTCACGCACGCCGAGGGGTATGCCCGGGCGTCCATCGGCGGTGGGGTGCACCCGGACTATCGGGGGCAGGGGATCGCGTCCGAGATGTTCGACCGGATGGAGCCGCGCGGACAGGCCCTGGCCCGGGAACGGCATCCGGGAGCACCGATCCAGCTGCGCTCCTCCGGAGGTCTGGACAGCGACCCGGTGCGCCCACTCCTACGCGAACGCGGGTACGAGCCGGTCCGGTACTTCACCTCTATGGAACGTCCCCTGCCGGGCGACGCACTGGCTCCGGTCGATACCCGGGTGACGCCGTGGACGCTCGAGCTGGACGAGGCGACCCGGCTGGCCCACAACGACGCCTTCGCCAGTCACTGGGGCAGCGGTCCGGCGACTCCGGAGCACTGGCGGGAGATGCGCGAGGGTCGGTCGTTCCGCCCCGCCTACTCACGGGTGGCGCTCGACGACGGCGGGCAGGTGCTGGCCTACACGACCACGCAGCAGTGGGTGGACCGCGAGCTCTACGTGGGCCTGGTGGGCACGCGCGCGGCCGCCCGCGGCCGAGGTCTGGGCCGTGCGGTGCTGAACGCGTCGCTGGTGGCCGCGGCCGAGTCCGGCGAGTTCGACCTGGTCGAGCTCGAGGTGGACTCGGCCAACCCGCAGGGGGCGGACGCGCTGTACTCCTCGGTGGGGTTCACGCCGGTACGCACCACGGCCGTGTTCGCGCGGCTCGTGTGA
- a CDS encoding nucleotidyltransferase domain-containing protein: MSLLADYQGARREEEIARLRRQLALRALIASGMNQREIAAALGISQSAVSQQLRASSGLTDVHPEDLVEAAAPLLVRVATDHGYSRLAVFGSTARHEARQDSDIDLLVQAPPGTSTFAFLRFKRILEQILGREIDLIPYGGLAPRLDDDIRREAVLL, from the coding sequence ATGAGCCTGTTGGCCGACTATCAGGGCGCCCGGCGGGAGGAAGAAATCGCACGGCTGCGACGACAACTTGCCCTCCGAGCACTCATTGCGAGCGGCATGAACCAGCGTGAGATTGCCGCGGCTCTCGGAATCAGCCAGTCGGCAGTCAGCCAACAACTCAGGGCGAGTTCAGGGCTCACCGACGTGCATCCGGAAGATCTCGTAGAGGCCGCAGCTCCGCTCTTGGTTCGGGTCGCAACCGACCATGGGTACTCTCGGCTGGCCGTGTTCGGCTCAACGGCGAGGCACGAGGCACGGCAGGACTCCGACATCGACCTCCTCGTTCAAGCGCCCCCAGGAACGTCGACATTTGCCTTCCTCAGATTCAAGCGCATCCTCGAGCAGATCCTCGGTCGCGAGATCGACCTCATACCCTACGGTGGCCTCGCACCGCGACTGGACGACGACATCCGCCGTGAAGCGGTGCTGCTCTGA
- a CDS encoding HepT-like ribonuclease domain-containing protein, translated as MELHVAKEFVHIDTWLTHAREITSRGRAHYLTDVLTQEAGDSLMMKVGEAANRLARHGVTAPAGVDWPLAVANRNFIIHQYDQIDREQTWLTLSEDLAEWHAAVQPLVAEARRSLDSTDSS; from the coding sequence ATGGAACTCCACGTGGCGAAGGAGTTCGTCCACATCGATACATGGCTCACCCACGCACGCGAGATCACCTCGCGAGGAAGAGCTCACTACCTCACCGACGTGCTCACGCAGGAAGCGGGTGATTCCCTCATGATGAAGGTGGGGGAAGCGGCGAACCGCCTCGCCCGACACGGAGTCACCGCACCCGCTGGGGTGGATTGGCCACTCGCCGTCGCGAACCGAAACTTCATCATCCACCAGTACGACCAGATAGACCGCGAGCAGACCTGGCTGACTCTGTCCGAGGACCTCGCCGAGTGGCACGCCGCCGTGCAACCCCTGGTGGCAGAGGCCCGTCGCTCACTCGACAGCACGGATTCTTCGTAG